A genomic segment from Daphnia carinata strain CSIRO-1 chromosome 1, CSIRO_AGI_Dcar_HiC_V3, whole genome shotgun sequence encodes:
- the LOC130691935 gene encoding uncharacterized protein LOC130691935, which translates to MRLIISSCLIVALIAIVTFGEAQHYQHPNSPYVFPGYPMMNRQQQDSRFFFSGLFTTFTYTVSTTTVTATATTVTTCTTSSTTLSTCTAGRRRRDELGVRNPRGLLYEEKEDDVEDGSVSLASHTSETEAIRSPRQMEVQPTIPYAIQPTFGAYYTPELGYNNIHSAVPLSRIFLAFGTATVTVTSTSTSTSKLTATCSSTTGFSTCTS; encoded by the exons aTGCGTCTGATTATATCGTCCTGTTTAATTGTGGCCCTAATTGCCATCGTGACATTTGGAGAGGCTCAACACTACCAGCATCCAAACAGTCCGTATGTTTTCCCCGGCTATCCCATGATGAATCGCCAACAACAAGACAGccgcttcttcttcagcgGACTCTTTACCACGTTCACGTACACGGTGTCGACAACAACGGTCACCGCAACCGCTACAACCGTGACCACTTGTACAACGTCATCAACGACCCTTAGCACTTGCACGGCCGGACGCAGACGCCGTGATGAGCTTGGCGTCCGCAATCCTCGCGGTCTCCTctatgaagaaaaagaagatgatgtGGAAGATGGAAGCGTTTCATTGGCATCGCATAC CTCCGAGACTGAAGCGATCCGTAGCCCGAGACAAATGGAAGTGCAACCCACTATCCCCTATGCCATTCAACCTACATTCGGAGCTTATTATACACCTGAATTAGGTTACAATAATATTCATTCGGCTGTGCCACTTAGTCGGATTTTCTTGGCATTTGGCACGGCCACTGTGACGGTTACATCGACTTCTACCTCTACGTCAAAGCTGACTGCCACCTGTAGCAGCACTACTGGTTTCTCAACCTGCACGTCATAA
- the LOC130691939 gene encoding uncharacterized protein LOC130691939 has protein sequence MRLTFACLLVLGAVAVAYAEANPEPQVNPQPSFDQSTSVEADGRTFYTVTLTFSTSTTYTTTTKTSTCTTSTGGLSVCTASGRRRRGLHLSGNKEGRGLFYNENEEANEDGNIFLPSVKSPEPEVAAAKAESVRVERAPVAIPYVIQPGFSAPSGAQPRVLLAFSTVTTTSTSTTTTVTSLTAICQSTTGFQVCGSNGK, from the exons ATGCGTCTCACATTTGCCTGTCTTTTGGTCTTGGGAGCTGTTGCCGTCGCCTACGCTGAGGCCAATCCTGAACCCCAAGTCAATCCCCAACCATCGTTCGATCAGTCAACATCAGTAGAGGCTGACGGACGCACATTCTACACCGTAACTTTGACCTTCTCGACCTCAACGACTTACACTACAACGACCAAGACATCGACATGCACCACGTCCACTGGTGGCCTTTCCGTCTGCACAGCATCTGGCCGACGCCGTCGTGGTCTCCATCTCAGCGGAAACAAGGAAGGCCGTGGACTCTTCtacaatgaaaatgaagaagccAACGAAGATGGCAATATCTTTTTGCCTTCTGTCAAGTC ACCCGAGCCCGAAGTCGCCGCCGCAAAAGCCGAATCTGTTCGCGTTGAACGCGCTCCCGTTGCGATTCCTTACGTCATCCAGCCCGGATTTAGCGCACCTTCCGGAGCTCAACCTCGCGTCCTTTTGGCATTCAGCACTGTGACAACTACTTCCACCTCGACCACCACAACGGTCACTTCGCTGACTGCCATTTGCCAGAGCACCACAGGTTTCCAAGTCTGCGGCTCAAACGGAAAATAA
- the LOC130691941 gene encoding uncharacterized protein LOC130691941, protein MRFEIICLLAFAVLSAYATVEKKDDKDRFLLNANTATISFSTFTIIKRSTTVTSTLTSTTTCTTSTAALTTCTIGRRRRGLFYDEATAQGRNRRGLFYNDEEVEDKQGSTFLATDKKASDPVNEVPAFKTAAADEELIPLEVQAGFSLPAGQEGNRFLLAFGTSTITSYVLTSSTISLTAFCSSTTGFALCGNVGK, encoded by the exons ATGCGCTTTGAAATCATCTGTTTGTTGGCCTTTGCCGTGCTTTCTGCCTATGCCACGGTAGAGAAGAAAGATGATAAAGATCGTTTTCTCTTGAACGCAAACACTGCCACCATCTCATTTTCTACCTTTACCATAATCAAAAGAAGCACTACCGTCACTTCCACATTGACCAGTACCACCACTTGCACCACCTCAACAGCCGCTCTGACTACCTGCACCATCGGTCGTCGTCGACGTGGCCTCTTCTACGATGAAGCTACAGCCCAGGGACGCAATCgccgtggtcttttctacaacgATGAGGAAGTCGAAGACAAACAAGGCAGCACTTTCCTTGCTACGGACAAAAA GGCTAGCGATCCTGTAAATGAAGTTCCGGCTTTCAAAACAGCCGCCGCTGATGAGGAACTCATTCCGTTGGAAGTTCAGGCCGGTTTCTCGCTGCCTGCCGGACAAGAAGGCAACCGATTCTTGTTGGCTTTTGGTACATCGACTATCACCAGCTACGTCTTGACATCGAGCACCATCAGCTTGACTGCCTTCTGCAGTAGCACCACTGGCTTTGCGCTCTGTGGAAATGTAGGAAAATAA
- the LOC130691942 gene encoding uncharacterized protein LOC130691942 — MRFEFLFSLIFSIVVASFVNGSHGTTEANSSRIFIYNGSLSFTTFTVLKTSTTVTSTLTSTTTCTTSSAALTTCTIGRRRRGLFYDEAASQGRNRRGLFYNDEEIQNKEGSSFLPAATGSKNPVDEVQSKSSDNSAIPLTVESGFELPKDSPVNRFLVAFGTSTLTSYTVTTSTISLTAFCSSTTGFALCGTTGK, encoded by the exons ATGCgttttgagtttcttttttcactgaTCTTCAGCATCGTCGTCGCTTCCTTTGTCAATGGTAGTCACGGCACTACGGAAGCCAATAGTTCCCGAATCTTCATCTACAATGGCAGTTTATCTTTCACGACATTTACTGTTCTCAAAACGAGTACCACCGTCACTTCCACATTGACCAGTACCACCACTTGCACCACCTCATCAGCCGCCCTGACTACCTGCACCATCGGTCGTCGTCGACGCGGCCTCTTTTACGATGAAGCCGCATCACAGGGACGCAATCGTCGTGGTCTTTTTTACAACGACGAAGAAATCCAGAACAAAGAGGGTAGCTCCTTTCTTCCTGCTGCCACAGG CTCAAAGAATCCCGTTGATGAGGTTCAGTCTAAATCAAGTGACAATTCCGCGATCCCGTTGACCGTTGAATCGGGTTTCGAATTGCCAAAAGATAGCCCAGTGAATCGCTTTTTGGTAGCGTTCGGGACGTCTACACTCACATCTTACACCGTCACCACCTCAACCATCAGCTTGACGGCGTTTTGCAGCAGCACCACCGGTTTTGCGCTTTGCGGTACTACAGGAAAATAA
- the LOC130691936 gene encoding uncharacterized protein LOC130691936: MKFLFASVLVLTVSACVYAEAQPESDNNNQEKTFNAGGPESSYAIQPRAEGRFIFKTVTLSLQTSTITATTTTVTTCTTSTAGLSVCTASGRRRRGLHLSGKKEGRGLFYNENEEDNENGNVFLPLPKVDVQPIQQEVESAREVRESIEPIPYVVQPGFEAPARQNRLLFTFTTTTITSTTTVTSIASLTAICISTTGFQVCNSAGKK, translated from the exons ATGAAATTCCTCTTTGCAAGTGTGTTGGTATTGACTGTATCAGCGTGCGTTTATGCTGAAGCTCAACCGGAATCCGATAACAACAATCAAGAAAAGACTTTCAATGCGGGTGGTCCAGAATCCTCTTACGCTATACAACCGAGAGCTGAAGGCCGATTCATCTTCAAAACTGTGACGCTGAGTCTCCAGACGTCGACCATCACCGCCACCACAACTACGGTGACAACATGCACGACTTCCACCGCTGGTCTTTCCGTTTGCACAGCTTCCGGACGACGTCGTCGTGGTCTCCATCTTAGCGGAAAGAAGGAAGGACGCGGACTGTTCTAcaacgaaaatgaagaagatAACGAAAATGGCAACGTTTTCCTGCCATTACCCAA AGTGGATGTTCAACCCATTCAACAGGAAGTTGAATCTGCTCGTGAAGTTCGTGAGTCGATTGAGCCGATCCCATATGTCGTACAGCCCGGATTTGAAGCTCCTGCCCGGCAAAATCGGTTGTTATTCACCTTTACCACGACGACCATTACCAGCACTACCACAGTAACATCTATCGCCAGTCTCACCGCCATTTGCATAAGCACCACCGGATT
- the LOC130691945 gene encoding uncharacterized protein LOC130691945, with protein MSLKVCCILLLACIVAIQAADPPKKDTATDARIFLSTFTVILSTVTSTTTIGSTTTCTTSTAALNTCSAGRRRRGLFYDEAENQGRARRGLFYNDDEPEAISAPVKRAAEPAEPASKVTTDESKSVPLVVQSGFSLPEGFVTPSGTPRFKLAYGTSTITTTATSVSTRSLTATCASTTSFSLCATSGK; from the exons ATGAGTCTTAAAGTTTGCTGCATTCTCTTGCTGGCTTGCATTGTCGCCATCCAAGCTGCCGATCCGCCCAAAAAGGATACGGCCACTGATGCCCGCATTTTCTTGAGCACCTTCACCGTCATCCTTTCCACTGTTACCTCTACTACCACCATTGGCTCTACCACCACTTGCACCACTTCAACAGCCGCGCTTAACACCTGCTCCGCTGGTCGCCGTCGTCGTGGTCTCTTCTACGATGAGGCTGAGAACCAAGGCCGTGCCCGCCGTGGTCTCTTCTACAACGATGACGAACCTGAGGCCATCAGTGCCCCAGTTAAGAG AGCTGCTGAGCCTGCTGAGCCTGCTTCCAAGGTGACCACAGATGAAAGCAAATCTGTTCCATTAGTTGTCCAGTCCGGTTTCAGCCTTCCGGAAGGCTTCGTCACACCATCCGGAACTCCTCGTTTCAAGCTGGCATACGGAACGAGCACAATTACCACCACGGCTACATCGGTCTCAACACGCTCGTTGACAGCTACGTGCGCCAGCACAACTAGCTTCAGTCTTTGCGCCACATCTGGCAAATAA
- the LOC130691944 gene encoding baculoviral IAP repeat-containing protein 7-B-like: MEIASFSATQSVICNKLSKVGPTGSVRALSQVVLRTASARLTTFQRWERSLSSPSPQALSMAGFIYRGLADQTQCISCLIVLSRWTTEHDPDFEHRRHSPACEFVLNRQSESANRIQSSSIRSLTSVNKDVSQLSEASLCKICYTQDMSILFRPCGHLLTCKTCADQLSNCPICRCPIFETIRAFVSFE; encoded by the exons ATGGAAATCGCATCCTTTAGTGCTACGCAAAGTGTTATATGCAACAAACTCTCCAAAGTGGGACCAACCGGATCGGTAAGAGCTCTATCGCAAGTCGTCCTGAGAACAGCATCCGCTCGTTTAACCACGTTCCAGAGATGGGAAAGATCGCTGAGTTCTCCGTCGCCCCAG GCCTTATCGATGGCAGGTTTTATCTACCGCGGATTGGCAGATCAGACTCAATGTATTTCATGCTTGATTGTCCTTTCACGATGGACGACGGAACACGATCCTGACTTTGAACATCGCAGACATTCTCCAGCATGCGAATTTGTGCTGAATAGACAAAGCGAATCCGCAAATCGTATACAATCCTCTTCAATTCGATCGCTGACATCTGTTAACAAGGATGTTAGCCAATTGTCAGAGGCTTCACTTTGTAAAATATGTTACACTCAAGACATGtccattctttttcgtccTTGCGGACATCTCCTGACTTGTAAAACATGTGCTGATCAGTTATCCAATTGCCCTATTTGCCGCTGTCCTATTTTCGAGACAATCCgtgcttttgtttcttttgaataa
- the LOC130691943 gene encoding uncharacterized protein LOC130691943, which produces MRFEIVCLLVLAVVCAYAASDVAPKSDKDRFLIATNSLSFTTFTVLKITTTTTSTFTSTTTCTTSSAALTTCTIGRRRRGLFYDEAASQGRSRRGLFYNDEEADAKEGSAFLPTDKKSSNPVAEVANTRADESSLIPLEIEAGFNLPAVGPNRFLLSFGTSTVTSLVLTTSTISLTAFCSSTTGFALCGSPGK; this is translated from the exons ATGcgttttgaaattgtttgtcTGTTGGTCTTGGCTGTGGTGTGCGCTTACGCCGCATCCGACGTAGCTCCTAAAAGCGATAAAGATCGATTTCTAATTGCCACCAATAGCCTTTCTTTCACTACATTCACCGTGCTGAAAATAACCACGACCACCACTTCCACCTTTACATCCACTACAACATGCACAACCTCATCGGCCGCCCTGACGACTTGCACCATcggccgtcgtcgtcgtggtCTGTTCTACGATGAGGCCGCGTCCCAGGGCCGTAGTCGTCGTGGACTCTTTTACAACGACGAAGAAGCCGACGCCAAGGAAGGCAGCGCTTTCCTCCCAACTGACAAGAA GTCCAGCAACCCCGTTGCTGAGGTTGCCAACACTCGCGCCGATGAATCATCTCTGATCCCCTTGGAAATCGAGGCTGGTTTCAATTTGCCAGCAGTAGGACCCAATCGTTTCCTGTTGTCTTTCGGCACGTCCACAGTTACCAGCTTGGTCCTTACCACGTCGACCATCAGCTTGACGGCCTTCTGCAGTAGCACAACCGGCTTCGCACTTTGCGGATCTCCTGGGAAATAA